Genomic segment of Eremothecium sinecaudum strain ATCC 58844 chromosome VIII, complete sequence:
TCGATGATTCAAGTGATCGGGCAAACTGACTCACTGTGTCTGCGTCACTAGTCTTAATGTAGTCATGTGTATATCCTAAGTCTTCCAGCACATGCTTAAATACAATATTATAGTAATCATTCGACGGATTCCGGCCGACACCTGAGTTAACAGAGTCTATAACGACCAGATTTCTTTCATTATTCCATTTACAATAGTTATCTTCGCGATTTGTCTGCGTCTTCACAAGCCTCAAAATACTGCTACCGTTTTCTGTATCAGTATAAACTACGTAACCAAGCCCGTTGGCTACAACTAATTCCTCTGTAAGCATTTTGCTGCGCCTAATTAAATTCCCCTAAGTAGTAGTATAATTCATTAATAATGTTTAACCACTTTTTTCCCAATAATTTTCCCCAGAATAAGATACGTTTAAAAGAACAACTCTAGAATATCAACAAATTCGCTCAAACCGCACTTTAAGCCCACATCGGCCCCTTCATACAACCTCCGAGAGTGCAGATCCAACGCTTCGCCTACGGAAATATGGATTACTCACTGTATGTACGGAATCTGTCCTAACCTTGTATCCGCAAACCTCATCACTAACTTACTCAACACAACTACAGCCGACTAGAAATCCCTTTTGAAACCGAAAACCAGGCCTCAATAGCTGTAAAAGCATTGTCTCCAGACCCAATACTAAAACCTGAAGATTTCCACGTACGATTTTCTCATAACAATAACAAACTGCTTGTTTCCTTCCAGAGTGTCGACAATCGAGTTTTGCGCGTAGGGGTCAGCAGCGTTATAGACTCCATAAAAACCATAATAGAAACCTTTGATGAATTCCCCGCCCACTGAGAACAGATTTACAATGTTTTATATGCAGACTTTCACCCGCTTTCACTACAAAATACCATTCCAAGCCACGTCAGCCTGCAAACCAGCAAATAACAAGTAGCTAAAACGCTCTATATAAGCATTCGCCTGCCGTCGGCAGATCCTGTTTATAACATTACCTAACTTAAGATGGTATAGTAAATCCTTCTATTGACGAAGTTGTCGTTACCCTGCTTTGTTTAACAACAAAGTTCTTTAGTCTTTTTTTCAGTTAACATTGTTTGCTATAGCCAGCAAAGTCTATGATATAAACATAACTAGGTTGACTGCTCTTATTTACTCGTTGATCGTCAGTAAATTGTCAATCAATTCTAATTGGGCTTTACTAAGACTTTACCAATTTTTAAAGGGATTGTGGAATTTTCCGCTGGCCATTTCAAAATCACGGTTTATGCCTTTTGTCTTAATCCCTGAGTTATTCTTaaagttttcaaaaataGGCCCAATAAACGGTGTGTGTATTCAGTGAGTGGTTCAATTACAAGACTTGATACAATCCTATATATGATAAGAGAGGAGAATGGAACAActtttctcttcttcacAGCCCTACTCTTCTGTCCCGCCTCAGCTACATCAGAAGCGGCAAAATTCTATGTCAATAGAGTTTTTAAACCAGGGAGTGAATAAAAGGCGATTGGCAGAGGCAGGTGCAACTGCCAAGGGCTTGAAACAAGCTGCAAATAGTAATGGTGAAAGTATAGCTGACCAGATATCAATAATGTCTGCTAGGGTGCATCTTAGTGATCAGCTAAATATTAGGTCACGTGAAGTAGTATTGCCACCCAAATGTTTTCTGGATATTGGTGAAGCCGTGGAGTCCTCTCCAGTAAAGAATGATAGTGAGACAATATCTCCAGAGAACCCCTTGAAACTTACTCCTCAACCTCATAGTGACTTTACCCCTCAGTCGCCCTACTACCTGCCAACAACGTTGTCATCAACTATGGGTACAGCTACGAAGGCTATTGACAACAGTAGCATTAAGCAGGTGTGCGGACGCACATTACCGGACTCTAAAACGCAAGTACAAGCACAGACGTCGCAATCGTCATCTTTAAATGCCCCAGGAGAGCATTCTACACTCGGCTCGTATAAGATAGCGCCTGTTGGAGAAGGCCACAACTTGTTTGTTGATCATTGCAAGGATGGAACCTACATGAAACAGAACCCTGGCGAACAGCAGGACGGTGCTGAAGACATAACAGGTGAGTCTAGTATTGAAAAGAATGACAGACAATACGCATCAAATACACATAATAGTGTCGGTAATGCAAGGAGCAGTGAAAGTAACCAGGATAGCTTTAGCAGCGCTAATAACAACGATCAACAAGATAAGaaaaataataacaatGAAACTAATAACAATGGCGTTCCCCAGGTAGCTGCCAAAACAAGGCCGTCTAGTCAAGCATTGATTGAAAAGTTGCAGGAGATTTACAGAAACATTGTAAGGCAAGAGACAGAGCTACAGGAGAGGTGTTCGCATTTAACCACGTCACAGACCACGGATTTAAAAAATTTGTGGGTAATCTACAAGCTGAACGCTGAATTGATCGACAACTATTTTATGTTCATTACTACTGCATTACTTCCAACGCAACCGGAAGCTGACCTATTGATTGGACAAGAAATAATAGAGGTTTACAGAATCGAAAGAAGATTGTGGGTGTACGGCACCATTACTTTCTTAGATGTGTTGAAGAACTTCTCAGATTTCATGGACCCGGAAGTTTGTTGTCAGTTTATTATTTATGTTTTCATCTCCATATCTAACATGATTGGAGATATACCTCCAAAATTTCGTGTAATATGGTTAGAGAGGCTAGGTGATTTATCGCGTATGGCAATTGCATTATATCCTACCGGATTTGTTGATTGGAAGTTAAGTGCAGAGTATTGGTATCATGAAGCATTAAAGTTTAATTTTGGTCATGGTAAGTTATATTACCATATGTCCACTGTGCAGCAAAATACATTGGCTGCTTTTGTTAATCTCGGTAAAAGTGTTTTTTGCCATGATACCTTCATTCCTTCACAGCAATATATGCAATTGGTGATTGCTAATATCTACCAACGCGCCTTTGCAGAGCGGAAGGGAGGGTATTACAGGAATTCACAACTTGTGGAATATTTGAAGCATACTGAAGTTATGTTATTACCCAGTTTTCTTGGGAACACTGAGTTGCAACATGTTGTTTTGGCATTTTTTGAGCATAAGTTTGGCGTAAATACTGGCACCAACTTCTTTGACCCAAAACTGATATTTGTTCAAGATGGTGAAAGATTGAAGCACTTTTTCCGTTATGCACCTCTATATGCTGAATCACACATTTTGCAATTGGTTGGATTTGGTGATCCGAAAAACCCCTTTGCTTTACTGTTTGGTTTAccaaaatttttaaaagaaaaaaagGGACGTAAGGAAAAGCGAAAATCGAAGCCTACTGAATCTAATCAATCAGATGTGCCGATTGAAGATTACGTTGTCACAGATGTTGCGCAGTTCTTTGAGTCAATTGCTTCGACCCGCGTGGCTTACAGTTTCCCAGAAGACGTAAATATCTGGAGGGAATCATTGAACTATATTAACTTGACTTCAATGCAATGTAGCATGTTTGTGTTAcgaaaatttttaaacGGTCCATTCCTTACTGCATTACCACATCTACTTCCATGGATCTATTTCCTAGTAGCTGTTGGTTTAAGACTATCAGAAATCGAAAATGAGGAGGTTCAAAAATTCTGGGTTACGTTTATAAGACACATCTTCCCATGGGATACCATAGTAACTTTCCTGAATGTTCTCCTATTTTATATGAACAGTCATAGACAATCTAACCCAATGGTCGATGAGTATATGTCACGGTTTTATGATATGCCGTTGCTTGATATTCTAAACCATTTTTGCGAGGATGAGGAACTACCAGAGGTTTGGAATTGTTGGGGTACACTATGGTTTGACACTATCAATAAAAGGCACGCTATCGATCCAGAAGAACTTAATTCTGGCGAGGAGAAGGATTACATGTTCCTAGATTCGCCTATAGATGGTATTATATTCGATCACAGTGATGAATCGGGTGAAAAGTTCTGGAAACGTTGCACTCGTCTCATTATTCTTTTCCGTGCCTTTTCTAATGAATTTCCATTTGGTTGTGTTGAGATTTCCCGTGATTCCCACTGGTCCTCATTAAGTTTCAAATTTGAGGAGCCACCTAAAGACTGGAGAGACCAGTATTTGGGTAGCTTTGCCAGTAATTATCCTGTTTTCGAGGAGATTTCGCCCGTGAATGCAGACCCACACGCGCTTCCACCTAGAGGCATGATCCCTGGTGTAGACATCACCTCATTACCAGGATACAGAATCCTACTCCTGGATTACCATTGTTTCAATAAGAACGGTGATAAAATTACTGCATCTGTATACACTAGTGGCCGGCTAGAAGGTGGTGGAATACAAGGCGCGGACGACTTTAACGGCAAGAGACTTTTAGAAAACGGACAATTAGTTACAAGTGAGTGCCTTGACTACGATAACCTGATTGATAGAGAAGAGAAACCAATATTGGAGGAATTCCTATGCAAGGCGCATTACGTGGACGACTCTCACTGGGAGCAGCTGCTGCCTCGCGGGGACTTACAATGCTACGCTGATACCCACGTAACCTACTTTGTCTTAGACGCGACTACCTGGCTGCGACATTTTGGTCATATCTACAAATTGGCCACAAATAATGTGCTAAAGTTTGCCATATGTCTAACTACTTTCCAGGAGCTCAGGTTCTTGCGGAAGTCAAAAGACGAAAGCGTCCTTGAAGCGGCCACACGTGCCGTCATCACCGTGCGGCAACTTTACTATGAAAGAAAATTGCTGCCTTTGCGTTTCACAGGAAACGTCGCCGGACACCTCGAAGAACACTTGGAAATAGAAGAACAGATGACTTGGCGCACTCACGTTGATGAATTCGTAATAGAGGCTATCGACCGCGCCCAGGCAAAGTTTAACCAAGCCAATTCTGAGTCACGTGCAACTAACCACGCAGCCATTGTCGCAGCCGGCGGCGAAAAGTTCAATTTCATATCTCTCATCACTGACGACATCAACATGCGCAACAAGGCCAAGGCCCAGAATATAAGGGCTTTCAGCACGCGATTCATCTTCTCCGTGTGTAACGAAATTGGCGCCCAGAAGAAGGT
This window contains:
- the PCC1 gene encoding chromatin DNA-binding EKC/KEOPS complex subunit PCC1 (Syntenic homolog of Ashbya gossypii AFR289W; Syntenic homolog of Saccharomyces cerevisiae YKR095W-A (PCC1); 1-intron in Ashbya gossypii), with the translated sequence MDYSLRLEIPFETENQASIAVKALSPDPILKPEDFHVRFSHNNNKLLVSFQSVDNRVLRVGVSSVIDSIKTIIETFDEFPAH
- a CDS encoding PIN domain-containing protein (Syntenic homolog of Ashbya gossypii AFR290W; Syntenic homolog of Saccharomyces cerevisiae YIL151C and YKR096W) — translated: MEQLFSSSQPYSSVPPQLHQKRQNSMSIEFLNQGVNKRRLAEAGATAKGLKQAANSNGESIADQISIMSARVHLSDQLNIRSREVVLPPKCFLDIGEAVESSPVKNDSETISPENPLKLTPQPHSDFTPQSPYYLPTTLSSTMGTATKAIDNSSIKQVCGRTLPDSKTQVQAQTSQSSSLNAPGEHSTLGSYKIAPVGEGHNLFVDHCKDGTYMKQNPGEQQDGAEDITGESSIEKNDRQYASNTHNSVGNARSSESNQDSFSSANNNDQQDKKNNNNETNNNGVPQVAAKTRPSSQALIEKLQEIYRNIVRQETELQERCSHLTTSQTTDLKNLWVIYKLNAELIDNYFMFITTALLPTQPEADLLIGQEIIEVYRIERRLWVYGTITFLDVLKNFSDFMDPEVCCQFIIYVFISISNMIGDIPPKFRVIWLERLGDLSRMAIALYPTGFVDWKLSAEYWYHEALKFNFGHGKLYYHMSTVQQNTLAAFVNLGKSVFCHDTFIPSQQYMQLVIANIYQRAFAERKGGYYRNSQLVEYLKHTEVMLLPSFLGNTELQHVVLAFFEHKFGVNTGTNFFDPKLIFVQDGERLKHFFRYAPLYAESHILQLVGFGDPKNPFALLFGLPKFLKEKKGRKEKRKSKPTESNQSDVPIEDYVVTDVAQFFESIASTRVAYSFPEDVNIWRESLNYINLTSMQCSMFVLRKFLNGPFLTALPHLLPWIYFLVAVGLRLSEIENEEVQKFWVTFIRHIFPWDTIVTFLNVLLFYMNSHRQSNPMVDEYMSRFYDMPLLDILNHFCEDEELPEVWNCWGTLWFDTINKRHAIDPEELNSGEEKDYMFLDSPIDGIIFDHSDESGEKFWKRCTRLIILFRAFSNEFPFGCVEISRDSHWSSLSFKFEEPPKDWRDQYLGSFASNYPVFEEISPVNADPHALPPRGMIPGVDITSLPGYRILLLDYHCFNKNGDKITASVYTSGRLEGGGIQGADDFNGKRLLENGQLVTSECLDYDNLIDREEKPILEEFLCKAHYVDDSHWEQLLPRGDLQCYADTHVTYFVLDATTWLRHFGHIYKLATNNVLKFAICLTTFQELRFLRKSKDESVLEAATRAVITVRQLYYERKLLPLRFTGNVAGHLEEHLEIEEQMTWRTHVDEFVIEAIDRAQAKFNQANSESRATNHAAIVAAGGEKFNFISLITDDINMRNKAKAQNIRAFSTRFIFSVCNEIGAQKKVCTK